TCGGGAGGCCCCGTGGTACAGCCACACAAAATCAAAGTGTAAAAACCAACCCAAGTTGGGAGTTTCCCTGCGGTTCCCCTCTTTGTCTCCGTTGCGGGGGAAAAAGAGCTTAATTAAtgtctgcagagagcagggaaagCTTTGTGTAATTGCTAGGTATTATTATCGGCGGAGCGGAGGGTGATCAGCAGGGTGGGAGGGACGGGCACAGCCCACCTTCTTTGTATAAAATGAGGCATATCCAGGCAGCTTTGCTTCCCAGCCAAGGAGCTGCCTGCGTGCCGGGAGAGCTGCGAACCTGCAGCgggcaggaaggcagctgcCGGGTAGGACTTTCATGTGCCAGCTGGGACCAAGCAGCATCTTCAACGCCTTCAAAATCTCCTCCTCGCTATCAGGTTGCAGATGATGCCCAGGCGCCTTCACCCATCCCCACAGCATGGTAGAACCATAGAGTTGTTAAGGttttgaaaagacctcttaagaccatccagtccagccaCCAGCTCACCAGCCCTGTGCCTGataaaccgtgtccctaagtgccacatcttcATGTattttgagcccctccagggttggaggctccactgctgccccatgcagcctctgccagcgcttcaccactcttttggtaaagaaattttccctaatacccaatctgaatgtcccctggtgcaacttgaggccatttcctctcatcctatcactttttacttggttgaagagatcaacacccacctcaccgcAACCTTCATCCTGACAGCCACGCTGGGTATTCGTGTGCAcatgcacatgtgtgtgcaGAAGTGTCACTgggttatttttctgcaaaggcATAGTTTTGCATCTTGAGGAGCAAGGCAAGGGTGAGAGAGAGATAATGGGGATCCTGACCACCCCTGGGATCATAAAGAGGCTTGGAGAGCAGCCAGCCGCGGGCTGGGTGAGGTACAGAAACTCTGGAATAATGCAATATAAAGGCAACCACAGTTGCTATTTTCAGGTCTCGCTgagtggaggggaaggggcCAAGGAATGGActtaaaaagaacagcaaatgtAGAACAGATGCTGAGGAGCGCTTTGTTTCATGCACAGGGTTGTATCGGTGTGGAGGAGCTGTTCTGGGGATGGCAAGAGGTGGAGGAAAAGTGATGGGAACAGCGGTGCTGCCTTTCTCCACATGCTCACAGGGAACCATCGCATCTCCTCTTGCATTGTGGCTTCGTTGCACAGCTGGGTCGTGGCTGAGAGCTCGTTCTCGCAGACCATCTTGATGCCATTGAGGGGGATGGGGCTGTATGTGCCAAGCAGTGATTCCCTGGTGCTCTGGCCCCCGAGTTGGTCACCATTCCCACCATTCCCACTGTGtagggcaggaggaggcagaggatggGCAGCCCGGCACATGCTGTGGCCATAAATGCCTGAGAAGGTGCTTGGCAGCAGGGATGAAAGAGTCTAAAGCCATTGAGCATGTAAATTGAATTGATACGGCCCCTgggtggggaagggggtggggaagCAATTAGATAGCCAGAATCAAATAAATCTTGGTGTGCAGACCCTCTTACCGGGCTTCCCGTGGCAGGTGTCACATCCTGTGTGGCTGCTCCTTCGCATCCGCTCTGCCCCACTCCCACATCAGGCTGAGCAGAGGacaggggctgcaggcaggggtgCGGGTGCGGCGGGAGGCTCTGCCTTCTTGAGAGGGCAGGGAATATTCAGGTATATCCAAGGCAGCCTTTGCTGGGGCTGATAACCCCCACCTCGTCCACTTttgatgggcagggacaaagCGGGATGATCCAGCAGAACAAAGACACCTGtgccttccctcctctccctcagcaAGGACAAGCTGTGTCACTGAGGGGCCAGATCCCTGCttctctgctgtccccaggAAGGCACAAACCAAGCTCCACATCCCTGCATGGCCCCTGGCCCCTTTGGAGCACCAGCTGCTGCCATCAGAGTGGTCCCCAGCCAGGCCATGTGCACAGGGTGCACTGCCATCCTATGTGCGCTCCTGATGTTTCTTCCCTGGCCTCGTGCTGGTGCCCAGCAGGGCTCCCTGGAGCTACCCTGAGtctcccagagctgctcctgtgTGGGCTGGGATGCGGGCAGTGCGATGTCCCCCACCCAGGAACCAGCATTGAGTATGGCTTGTAAAGGCAAATAATCCCATTTTCTTGCTGCAGGTCCTCCCTCCCAGGGATGTTGAGACCATTTTGAACTGAGGGTTGCTTACTCTTGAACCCAGGACTGTGCCCCTCGTGCAGGTCAGGGCTGGCACGTACATGGCGAGTGGCTTTAAAACACATATTAACccacccagctgcagcagcgCCTATCCAATCATTAACATTGTTAGAATAAAATGAATGCTGCGTTTGCAGAGCCTCTTCCACATGCTGCTGGCTTTGGAGACACCTCAAAAACTTCTGCTAGACGTGGTGTGCACGGGGTTGGCTGAGGTCTGCACCAGCATCTCTGCTGGGAGGGTTGTGGGATGCTTGGTGCAttggattgggagggactgggagcccAGACTTCAACCCAGGTCTGCTGAGCCTTATGCACCAGGCGCAGAGATGGGCAACGAAAGGGCATGACTGTGATGCTCAGATCCAGGGTGAACATCCTGGCCCTTCCATATCTCCTAGGACTTTATCCTGGGACAAAGGATCGCAGCCAGATCCAGAGGCTGCAAACCCGCTCAGCGGCTGCTCCATCGCCTTTATCCTTGGAAATAGGAGGGGCAAAATCCCTCTTCTAACTGTCTCTGCACTCCTGCATCCTCAGGACAGGCTGCATGGTGGCTGGTTTGGCTGAAGCGAAGCGAACAAAGAGGGACTCGCTGCTGGGTtgtgcagcagccccagccctcctCCTCGACGCGCTGGCTCCGCAGCCCGGGCCTCTGATTGGAAACTGGAGCATGCGACGATCCGTGCGAGCCGTGAATGATGCTAAtggctttttattatttttttcccctccctgtgcTTGAGCACACTCAGCAAATGTAAGCAAAAGGGGGGAGAAGAGTGAGAGAAAATCCTAACAGATTGAATTTTAGAtacagagagaaagcaagatggctgcatataaaaaaaaaataaagctcctAGCAGCCCTGAGGGTGTGATTTATTATTTACAGGGCTGTCTCAGCATGGGGGGCATCTCCTGCAGGGATCCAGCCCCGAGCCTGGAGGGGTCAGGTCCCTGGGGTGCCCACAGCCTCGCCTAGGGTAGCGAGGAGTGAgacctggaatcctgtgtccagttctggaatccccaacacgagaaggatacagaactgttgggatgggtccagaggaggccacggagatgatccaaggggtggagcacctctgctctgagggcaggctgagagagttggggttgtttcacccggagaccttagaacagcctTCTTTGCCGTCTCCCCCTTCTTCCCATCCTGCCAGGGATCTGCTCCAACCCTTCCCAGGCACTGCCATCATTCGGCATTGCTGCACTTCTGTCACTGCCCCGGCAAACGCAGCCGCTCTGCAGCTGTACCACCACTCACCGCTCTCCATCCTGCCCAGCTCCGCATCGCATCCGCTGGCCCCGGGAGCATTTCTGGCCCTGGCGAGGCAGGGGTCCCAGCAGGCATCCAGGAGCTGAGAATGAGCACCCAAAATAAAGGAAGCAATACAAGGAGGAAAATGGAATGAACCAATTATCCTTgctctgatatttttaattaagggAACTGTCACCCTTATGAAGAGGCCATTAATTCATTGTCATAAGCCACCACCAGACTGCAAATACCAAAAATGTGCCTGGGCCATCAGGAGTGGAGCAACGTTCCCTTCTCCTCATGCCGCAAACTCCAGTGCTGCATGAGAGCTGCTCTTCAAGACCAAGGGGCCACTCACAGCTTCCTGCAAGTAGTGCTCAGCCGGTCCCAGGCATGGATGAACCCATCCATCTCCACCTGCAATCCTGCGCTTTGCCCTGTGTGGTCTAAATGCGTTTGCGGTGCAAAGAATATGGTGATTTCTCAGCAGGGGTCAGCTCTTGGCTGCTCTAGGGGAACCAAAGCCCCAAAATATCCTCAGGCCTGGGGTTAAGGCTGGTGTTTCCCCTGGCATCACCTCCCGCTAACAGCCAGTTCCAACGCCAGCAGCTTCTCATTATGCATTCTGCATGGAGGGCCCTGCATCAGCTTAATTAACAAGGTAAGAAAGACGGGACCTTTGAGGAAATCTTAATTATATTATCCATCTCACCCTGAGTGCCACCTGATCCATTCCCAACACTGTTCTCAAGTTCATTAGCAATGAATCAAGATTGATTAGTCCTGGATGTGCAGCGAGGACGTGCTGGGGCAGAACGCTTCTGCGGAGATCACCACGAGACCCTGTGTGTCCCCAAGCCTTGTCTTGTCCTCTGGCAGCAGGCAGCCAGGATGGGCACCACGGCTCTGGGATAAGGCAGCTGGAGCTTTGCCAGCACTGGGATGCATCTGTTGGAGCATCTTAGGCTGTGCATCTGCCATGCACTGGTATCTTCCCAAGCCCATGGCTCCCCAAGATGCTCTGATTTACACCAGCACCCATGCAGCCCTACCAGGCTCCTCTGCCCTCCCGCCACCATGCACATCCTGCTCCCCTTTCCTGCGCCTGTGTGGCCCCAACATGTGGCATCTGCCACCAGCAACTAGGATTCCTCCTCGCTTGCCTGCCGTCCTGCTGTGATACGTTCTCCAGTGCTAGAAACTTCATAAAGAACTGCCTGAGAGCACCAGAACGGCGATGATTAGAGTTGGTTTGTTATCCCCTCCTTGCCCCAAGACACCTGATGGAAGGACAGACACCTAATTAGATCAAGCGTGTAATCTACTGGGAACTGGTGTTCAGATTCAAACTGGCCTCAGTTCAGCAGAGCCGGTGGCAGGCACTGCTGTCCCTCTCTGCTCAGCAAACCGTGTCCTCGAAGCCGGTGCAGCCAGGGAAATCACAGGCTGTGCTCACAGCCAAGCAAGAATTTCAATACCGGGAGAGCAGCGATGGTTTCCTGAATCAGAGATGCAATCAGCAGCGTTTCAGAGCTGGAGGTATCTGTGTCATCAAGCTGGGCTCAGTAATTACTTGGAGAAATTAGGCATACATTTTCTATGTGCAActgttggcttttcttttcctgcttgaaAATCTTGCTAGAATCTGCAAACGGCCTCTCCCGGAGCAAAGTGCTGctggatttttcctttattacaCAAGAAGAGGCTGAACATTAatacaaggtcctgcacctgggtcagggcaatcccaagcacaattacaggctgggcagagaatggatggagagcagccccgaggagaaggtggtggacaatgagaagctcaacatgagcccAGAAATTCAACCGTGTCCTAGactgcacccaaagcagtgggactAGCAAGGTGAGGGAGAGGGTTCGGTCCCTCTGCTATGTTCTCATGAGATCCcacttggagtcctgtgtccggttctggagtcctcagtacagaaaggacatggagctgttggaacgagtccggaggagaccacggagatgatctgagggctggagcacctcctgtacgaggaaaggctgagagagttggggttgttctggagaagagaaggatccagggagacctcacagcagcttccagtactgaaaggggctccagaaaagctggggaggagctattgatcagggagggcaggaataggatgagggggaatggtttccagctggaagaggggagattgagatgagatgaagaaatgttttgctgtgagggtggggaggccctgacccaggttgcccagagcaatggtggctgccccatccctggaggtgttcaaggccaggttggatgggacttggagcaaccagatccagtgggaagtgtccctgcccatggcaggggatggaactggatgggctttgaggtcccctccagcccagaccattccatgattctatgattccacaatTATTTCTGATGCAGCAGTGCTTTCTCCTGCTTATTGCAAAAAATCACCATGAGCAGAAAAAGCTGCTTAGAGACGACAAAGTTCTGTCCTCCCCAATAGCTGCCTTCTCCGGCCCCTTCACCCCAGTGCTGCctccagcatcctcctgccCGCTGCTTGGGATTGACTTAAGCTTGCTGgtgttttctgtttagtttaATTGTTGTCTGGTTTTAATATTGCATGAATCTGCACCCGATTCATCTGCGTTTCATTGTCTGgtgctgtttgttttggggcAGTGCCTGAAATACCACTGGCAGATGAGTGTTAGACAAATGTAAGGTATTTTCCTTACTTGGCAAAAGCTGAGGAGTGACTGAGCTGTCCCTCAATCCAGAGAAGAGCCTGAGTATCCCTTTCCCTCTGGCACCCAGGGGTTCCAGTGCAGCACCCGCCAGCCCCAGTGCTTGCACGGGAGCCCATGGGGTGGACAGTGCTTCCTCAGTGACGCTGTGCAGGTGGATTTTGCTGTGTGCTTGAGCCACCAAAAGGCAAACACGTGCTCAGAGCTGCTTCAGATATggctctgctgccctgggcagagtCTGGCCCTGGGTGCCCCTCAGATCATGGCACCAGACACTGGTCCAGAAGTGGAGCTGTGGTCCAGAGCCTGGCTGGAAAGAAGCTCCCATCTCACCATCACCATCCTCACCGGGATGAAGGTGCAGCTGGCACATGCCCTGCtagggcagggagctggggggcaGGACAGCATCTTCCCACCTGCCCCATCAATACCATTCCTCccagcttctccagccctctcctgACAGGCTCAGCATGTCCAGGGGGACACCCTAGCAGGGCTGTGCTTTAGGCTCCAGCTGAGTGCACTGGTGGGGTTTCTGCTTACTGGGATGAGGAACTGGAGGGAGCTGGAGCGCGGCTGGGCACGGCTGGGCATGGCACGCAGGGTGACCCCACGGCCACGCATGCCCTTGGGAGCACGGCAAGGCGCAGCCGGGCTTTGGGCAGGAGCTGAAGGGGGACCCTGCCTttgcagggggtgcaggggcagccccagcactgctccctgcaccccagcttCCTTTCAAACTTGCCATCACCAGCTTGCTGCCTGAGCACAGCCTGGAGCCGAGGCCTGGAGAAACCAGTGGAGAGAAGCTCAGCATCTCCCTCTAATGATGTGCCTCACCCGAGCCAGacacccagcagctgctgcctgctctcggggtgctgcctgctccctgGACACCCCACAGCCCCGTGTGTCCCCACCCCAGCTCTATCATGTCCTTCCCCAAGCCCCGAACGAGGCACTGGATTGAAACCCCCACCCAGCCTCAGTCAGTGATTGTGGCTCCAAGTCCTAGAGGCAAATCTCTAGGGCATTGTATCTCCTGCTCATCAACACCTCAAGACATCCTGGAGACAGTTTTCCTCGAGGATTTTGGAGGGGGACAAAAAACCTTTGGGAGCAATCACCATTTTTCTAGCTGGTTTTGGGTGCTAACAACttgctttctgctcctctttgaTCCCATCCCCGTGGACATCTTCCAGCTCCTTTAGCGGGGAGCAGTGTCGAGTGATGGGACAGGGATGCTGCCAGGCTGTGCTCCTCAGccctgccctcagccccacactgtCCCACCCCACATGGCACAGCTCCTTAGCCAGGTAATGCTGCTCACAGATGAGGTTTGGAGACCTTCGTTTTGCGTTACCTGTGCTGGAGTGGTAACTACAACCCCAAATCCGCCTGTCTACCACCCACAGGCAAAGATGAGcagcttttctgttctcattcCTGCAGCGGTTCtgtggtgctggggagggatttaAATACTGACAAACCCCCAGGATGAGGCTTGTTCCTGCAGGGCTGTCCAGAAGGATCCTTGCTACCCATGGAAATGCTTGTCCCAAGGGATTTAAGGCTGTAGACACCTTCTGAGCATCCTTGAGAAGGCCTGGAGGGACCAAGCTTGTGGCGGCAGGTTCAGGCATGCGAAGAGTCAGAAGagcagcaaattaaaataacagtCTCTTATTTTATTACTGGCAGAGGAGCAGGCGGGTGGCTGGGCACCCAGCTCAGGGGGCCACCGTGACCTTCCCCCTGTATCCCTGCCAGCTCCAATGCCCCAGGGGCTTTGGGATGCTGTCATTTCAAGAAtactccccagccctgccctcaACACCTGATGGTGCATGTGGGGAGGTGACAGCATCTACCCTGCCCCCAAATCATCAGTTCGATGCATTGTTTTTCCTTACCTGCCCACATGAGTTGTCTGTGTCTCCGGACAGGGGAGTTTGGTGGTGATGGAGGTGTAACAGTAAACATTGCTTCACCTTTATGGGGAGCTGGGACATCGGGATGGTGCCTGGGTTGAGTGGCACCATCACCAGCCCCTGGGCAGGAGGTCGGGATGAGCATTTGCAAATGCCCAGAGGAGTGGAGCTCTGCAAAGAGCTGGTGGGAGCACAGAGGGTGAAGGAGGGAGCACgtctgggctgcaggagcacCACCCAGCAATCCCAGCCTCATCCCGGGCAGCGCCCAGCACcacccagcagcatccctggctgcACCCACCCGGCCCCTGCATCAGCTGTCCCGTCTGCCTGCAAACGAGGGTGGATGAAGAACgagctcctggcacagcttcctcCGGACCACAGCACCCTCCTGGCACATCCACTCTGCCCTTCCTCATGGATTTTCCAGCTCCGATGACTCAGCTTCCTTTTTAATTCACCACGTGGagctgggtgctggtggctTGGCCCCGCTTTCAGTTTTGGTCGGGTCATCTTGTTTGCTACTGATAACATTACCTCCTGGGATGCTGGAAGACAGCCCAGTCCAAAGAGAAAAACTAAAGCTCCCTAAATAAGCTCCAAGGTACAGCCACGAGCTGCCAGCTGCTGGGATGTTGCCCATGTGCGCAAGGCTTCACCGTCCTGTGCACGGCTCTGAGCTGTCCCGAGAACAACCATGCCTGATTTATCCACAACGCTGAGCCCTGCCTGTCATCATCTCcttttttccatctctccctGTGAACCATCAGGCTCAGGTGGGCAAAAGTTCATCTGTCCCAGCGTCTGTTTTGCTAATTTTGCTCCAGCCCAGAGCCACATTTGCTGGAGGAAACCTCTCATCTCTGCACTGAAATGTGttcataaaacagaaagagaaagaagaggaaggagagaagccCCGGCATGGCTGGGAAGCTGTCTCTTCATATTCCAAGCGTGAGGTTCAGGTCTCATATCGGCGATGCACAGCCCATCCCAGAGGTGCTCGGTTCACAGTGTTGGTACAATCTGCCAAACAGATGGATCAGCTAGGAGACATTTCCAAAAGAAGCTGGAAcaaggcaggagaggaaggaataaACAGCCTGCAGGGTGGCACGTTCCAGCTCACTTGCTGCCAGCCCCAGAGAATCCTGtcctttctgtgcaaaatgcCACTAATGGATTTTGTGCAGTGTACCACAACCCACCCTTGTGTACCACAATCCATCCCTGGGCACAACAGCCTGGGCACCACAAACCTTCCCTGTGCACCATGACCCATCCCTGTACCACACAGTCTGTGCACCAAACCTCATCTCTGTGCACCAGGGACGTGAATCACAAACCATCCCTGTGCATCACAACCCACCCATGTACACCACAACCTGCACATCACAACCCATCCCTGTGCATCACAACCCATCCCTGTGCACCACAGCCCATCCCTGTGCGCCTCAGTCTGTGCTCCACACCCCATCCCAGCCACGGCACGGGTGCATTTTCACCAGCAACGTGCAGGCGGGTGCCTCTGGCTTTGGCAGCcacccagctgctgctctccttgTCTGGATGGCTGCAGGTTGGGCACAACCTCCCTGGGGTTCAGCTTCACAGCCTCTTTCCCCTCTCGGCCTCCCGCCGGCCCTACCTtggctgagcagctgcaggttTCGGACCTCCTCGCGCACCTGGAGCTGCAGGACCTGCTGCAGGACCTCCTGCCGTTGTGCCTCGTGAATGATCCCCATGCGCTGCAGCTTCTCCCCATTCAGTCGCAGCAGCGCCCGACCTGCAAGTGTAGCACTGCTTAGCGCCCAGTTTGGTGGCACTGCGTGGCGGGGACACCGTAAAAGTGCTGCTCAAATGGGAGCCCATCTTCATCAGAGAataaggagggggaaagggaaaacagccTAAAATGCTCTTTCACCACCTGGATTCATAGGGATGGAGAAGCCTTGCAAGTGCTTTTGGAGAGCAGCTTGAGGTCCCCAGCCTCGAGACAGGTACTGACTCCAGCAATCACGCAACCCATCCCTGAAGGCAAGAGCTTTCCATTTCTCCGCTCCACCTCCTGCATCAGATGTTTTTTCGAGCGCATGGTCCCCATGTGAGCTGGCCATCGGGGGGAACAGGAGTACCCATCAAAACGCATTAGTGTTGCCACCACCGTCCCTGGTGTGCCACTCTCCTCCAGTCCGGGGGCTATCAGACAAGGGATTTAAAACCAGCTTTTGTCCTTGTTTCCCAGCGTACATTTGCTAATGCTGCCTTTGTTGCCCATGCAAGGTCTGGCTGAGCTCTTACATTAGGGCTTTGCATCCCTTGCGGGCAGCTCCAGCActcccttccttctgctttcttctggcCCTGGAAGAGCTCTGTCTGGCCATGTACACATCGTGGTCAGACAGGGACGATGCTCGTACATAGGGATCAAAGCCAAAGTCCCCGGGGGACAAAGGAGAGGGAGCAGGTCCTAGAAGTTATTCTCCTTCCAAGGACGTGGCTAGAAGTTGGATTGAAACCTGGATGAAGACATTTGCAACTTCAAAGATCAGAGatctttcctcttctgcaaaaattttcagcatttagaaaactataaaaatattcttattatattcttactatttttttattcaagtgCTGGGTGCTGTCACGACAACCCCAGACaacgctccaggcttgggaaagagcggctggaaagctgcctggcagaaaaggacctgggggtgctgttTGACAGTGGTTGAACACGAGCCAGTAGTggtccaggtggccaaaaaggccacCAGCACCCAGCTTGgctcagccatggtgtggccagcaggagcagggaagggatcattTCCTGCACTCGGAGCTGGTGAGgttgcacctcgaatcctgggttcagttctgtgCTCCTCACCtcaagaaggatattgagagCCTGGAGCCCGGAGAAGGGAACGTAGCtgtggaaggggctggagcccaggggttctgggagcggctgagggcccggggctgtttagcctggagaagaagaggctgaggggagacctcatcgctctctgcagctcctggaaaggatgTTGGGGTGAGtggggtgctgggctctgctcccaaagtgacaagggataggatgagaggaaacagcctcaggtTGTGCAAGGGGaaggttagattggatatcaggaaaaaaatatactgacagagtggtgaagcaccaGAAAAGtctgcccagggctgtgctagagtctccatccctgggggggtcAAAAAACACGTGaccatggcacttcaggacatggttcagCAGGCACAGCGGggctgggctggtggttggactggatgagcttagagatcttttccaaccttaatgatctTCTGACTCTATGATATTAACCTAGGCGAGGAGAAGACTCTTTTTCCATCTTATAAACAGCAATCTCTCCATGGCAACTCAGGTTTATTTCAAAAGACCTCCAGCCTGCTCTGGAGCCCATCGTGGTGGCAGATGCCTCCTGCcatggggtggggagaggggacagaaaTGGGGGGTACATCTGCCCTCCAGACCACAAACTTCCAAACAGCTATTGTCTATCCTGATGGCAATTAGTGCTGGGAATGAAGCAGGGGTGTCTGCCATACCTGTGATGGCATGGTGGGAGAACGCCTCGACGTAGATGAGATAGTTATGTGGGCAGTGTTTCTTCAGCCATTTGCACACGTCCTGCTGGGTCCAGAGCACCACTGGCTTGGCCAGGCTGCCCAGTGTGGGGCTGGTGTGGTAGATGCCATAGTGGTCACAGGCACGGCCCTG
Above is a genomic segment from Cuculus canorus isolate bCucCan1 chromosome 16, bCucCan1.pri, whole genome shotgun sequence containing:
- the SAMD10 gene encoding sterile alpha motif domain-containing protein 10 isoform X1, which translates into the protein MQQGWPSLCCVSTIRSSQGPPESATAAHFSFCRSLLEHTVSAENLNYRLQRNPGSSLTWHDGRSQRPEGGRTVKLLRQPGTEGSQGRACDHYGIYHTSPTLGSLAKPVVLWTQQDVCKWLKKHCPHNYLIYVEAFSHHAITGRALLRLNGEKLQRMGIIHEAQRQEVLQQVLQLQVREEVRNLQLLSQDCTNTVNRAPLGWAVHRRYET
- the SAMD10 gene encoding sterile alpha motif domain-containing protein 10 isoform X2, with the protein product MSCGQHKDMEATAAHFSFCRSLLEHTVSAENLNYRLQRNPGSSLTWHDGRSQRPEGGRTVKLLRQPGTEGSQGRACDHYGIYHTSPTLGSLAKPVVLWTQQDVCKWLKKHCPHNYLIYVEAFSHHAITGRALLRLNGEKLQRMGIIHEAQRQEVLQQVLQLQVREEVRNLQLLSQDCTNTVNRAPLGWAVHRRYET
- the SAMD10 gene encoding sterile alpha motif domain-containing protein 10 isoform X5, which produces MQQGWPSLCCVSTIRSSQGPPESATAAHFSFCRSLLEHTVSAENLNYRLQRNPGSSLTWHDGRSQRPEGGRTVKLLRQPGTEGSQGRACDHYGIYHTSPTLGSLAKPVVLWTQQDVCKWLKKHCPHNYLIYVEAFSHHAITGRALLRLNGEKLQRMGIIHEAQRQEVLQQVLQLQIVPTL
- the SAMD10 gene encoding sterile alpha motif domain-containing protein 10 isoform X4, whose translation is MQQGWPSLCCVSTIRSSQGPPESATAAHFSFCRSLLEHTVSAENLNYRLQRNPGSSLTWHDGRSQRPEGGRTVKLLRQPGTEGSQGRACDHYGIYHTSPTLGSLAKPVVLWTQQDVCKWLKKHCPHNYLIYVEAFSHHAITGRALLRLNGEKLQRMGIIHEAQRQEVLQQVLQLQLLLEMSPS
- the SAMD10 gene encoding sterile alpha motif domain-containing protein 10 isoform X3, with the translated sequence MQQGWPSLCCVSTIRSSQGPPESATAAHFSFCRSLLEHTVSAENLNYRLQRNPGSSLTWHDGRSQRPEGGRTVKLLRQPGTEGSQGRACDHYGIYHTSPTLGSLAKPVVLWTQQDVCKWLKKHCPHNYLIYVEAFSHHAITGRALLRLNGEKLQRMGIIHEAQRQEVLQQVLQLQVREEVRNLQLLSQASFGNVS